A single genomic interval of Daucus carota subsp. sativus chromosome 1, DH1 v3.0, whole genome shotgun sequence harbors:
- the LOC108198966 gene encoding plant UBX domain-containing protein 7 isoform X1: MENDNVAGMEHPLITAFLHIAKGQTAETAIRFLQATGWQLAEAIQLFYAGNETGAVASYSEFPPLVNAKTQIDDSLSGSGKQLDHEHAAPTNDSTVRAPLPVMRDLLYDREMLYHSRRAAFLGYVSNGDRSDVLLPNSSREVKHPGIWEAEQSSASAVDNSRDNLASLYRPPFAIMFRGPFEMAKDAAKDQNRWLLVNLQSMKEFSSHMLNRDTWANEAVAQTIKANFIFWQVNDDTEEGSKVCTYYRLDSPAVLIVDPVTGQKMRSWKGMIPPETLLEDLLPFMDGSPKDHHASFSQKRTTETSQASSLNVQADISEDEYEDMLLSLATGISQYMDITDAEEELRKLKKPACLPLPEKQSRETFQASSQNVQVAADISEEEYENMLLALAAAPESIDDATGGSQDMDTTAAKENICKIKNPAYPPLPEEPKADKDLLCRVGVRLPDGRRLQRNFLRTDRIQLLWSFCNSLLDEEDSRQFRLNLAIPGASRSLEYESNLTFDESGLSDSMISVNWD, translated from the exons ATGGAAAACGACAACGTTGCAGGGATGGAACACCCTCTGATTACTGCTTTTCTTCATATCGCCAAGGGGCAGACCGCTGAAACTGCTATCCGATTCTTACAG GCCACTGGTTGGCAGCTTGCGGAAGCTATTCAGCTCTTTTATGCTGGGAATGAAACTGGAGCTGTTGCATCATATTCAGAATTTCCTCCATTGGTAAATGCGAAAACCCAGATTGATGACAGTTTAAG TGGTTCGGGAAAGCAATTGGATCATGAACATGCAGCGCCAACCAATGATTCTACAGTACGAGCTCCGTTACCAGTAATGAGAGATCTCCTCTATGACCGGGAAATGCTTTATCA TTCCAGAAGAGCTGCTTTTTTGGGGTATGTGTCTAATGGAGATCGTTCAGACGTACTGTTACCCAATTCCAGCCGGGAAGTAAAGCATCCTGGGATCTGGGAAGCAGAGCAATCTTCTGCATCTGCAGTAGATAACTCTCGAGATAATCTTGCCTCGTTATATCGTCCTCCTTTCGCAATAATGTTTCGAGGTCCATTTGAGATG GCCAAAGATGCAGCGAAAGATCAGAACAGATGGCTTCTGGTCAATTTGCAATCCATGAAGGAATTCAGCTCACATATG CTTAACCGTGACACTTGGGCAAATGAAGCTGTTGCCCAAACCATCAAAGCAAATTTCATCTTCTGGCAG GTAAACGATGATACGGAGGAGGGCAGTAAGGTCTGCACTTACTACAGATTGGATTCCCCTGCAGTTCTGATTGTTGATCCTGTTACAGGACAGAAAATGCGATCATGGAAAGGAATGATTCCACCAGAGACATTGCTGGAG GATCTGCTACCGTTTATGGATGGAAGCCCAAAGGATCATCATGCCAGTTTTTCTCAAAAACGAACCACAGAAACTTCTCAGGCTTCATCTCTGAATGTTCAAG CAGATATATCTGAGGATGAATATGAGGATATGCTGCTATCATTGGCTACGGGAATCTCCCAATATATGGATATCACTGATGCTGAGGAAGAACTACGCAAATTAAAGAAGCCAGCATGTTTACCCTTGCCTGAGAAGCAAAGCAGAGAAACTTTTCAGGCTTCATCTCAGAATGTTCAAG TTGCAGCAGATATATCTGAGGAGGAATATGAGAATATGCTCCTAGCATTGGCAGCTGCCCCGGAAAGCATTGACGATGCTACTGGAGGCTCCCAAGATATGGATACTACTGCTGCTAAAGAAAATATCTGCAAAATAAAGAACCCAGCATATCCACCCTTGCCTGAAGAACCTAAAGCTGATAAGGACCTCCTTTGCAGAGTTGGAGTGCGACTTCCTGATGGGCGAAGGCTGCAGAGGAACTTTTTACGTACTGACCGGATACAG CTGCTGTGGTCATTTTGCAATTCTCTGCTTGACGAAGAAGATTCTcggcagttccgcttgaatctTGCAATTCCAGGTGCTTCAAGATCCTTGGAATATGAAAGCAACTTGACCTTTGACGAATCTGGGCTCTCAGACTCGATGATTTCAGTCAACTGGGACTGA
- the LOC108198966 gene encoding plant UBX domain-containing protein 7 isoform X2, which translates to MENDNVAGMEHPLITAFLHIAKGQTAETAIRFLQATGWQLAEAIQLFYAGNETGAVASYSEFPPLVNAKTQIDDSLSGSGKQLDHEHAAPTNDSTVRAPLPVMRDLLYDREMLYHSRRAAFLGYVSNGDRSDVLLPNSSREVKHPGIWEAEQSSASAVDNSRDNLASLYRPPFAIMFRGPFEMAKDAAKDQNRWLLVNLQSMKEFSSHMLNRDTWANEAVAQTIKANFIFWQVNDDTEEGSKVCTYYRLDSPAVLIVDPVTGQKMRSWKGMIPPETLLEDLLPFMDGSPKDHHASFSQKRTTETSQASSLNVQDISEDEYEDMLLSLATGISQYMDITDAEEELRKLKKPACLPLPEKQSRETFQASSQNVQVAADISEEEYENMLLALAAAPESIDDATGGSQDMDTTAAKENICKIKNPAYPPLPEEPKADKDLLCRVGVRLPDGRRLQRNFLRTDRIQLLWSFCNSLLDEEDSRQFRLNLAIPGASRSLEYESNLTFDESGLSDSMISVNWD; encoded by the exons ATGGAAAACGACAACGTTGCAGGGATGGAACACCCTCTGATTACTGCTTTTCTTCATATCGCCAAGGGGCAGACCGCTGAAACTGCTATCCGATTCTTACAG GCCACTGGTTGGCAGCTTGCGGAAGCTATTCAGCTCTTTTATGCTGGGAATGAAACTGGAGCTGTTGCATCATATTCAGAATTTCCTCCATTGGTAAATGCGAAAACCCAGATTGATGACAGTTTAAG TGGTTCGGGAAAGCAATTGGATCATGAACATGCAGCGCCAACCAATGATTCTACAGTACGAGCTCCGTTACCAGTAATGAGAGATCTCCTCTATGACCGGGAAATGCTTTATCA TTCCAGAAGAGCTGCTTTTTTGGGGTATGTGTCTAATGGAGATCGTTCAGACGTACTGTTACCCAATTCCAGCCGGGAAGTAAAGCATCCTGGGATCTGGGAAGCAGAGCAATCTTCTGCATCTGCAGTAGATAACTCTCGAGATAATCTTGCCTCGTTATATCGTCCTCCTTTCGCAATAATGTTTCGAGGTCCATTTGAGATG GCCAAAGATGCAGCGAAAGATCAGAACAGATGGCTTCTGGTCAATTTGCAATCCATGAAGGAATTCAGCTCACATATG CTTAACCGTGACACTTGGGCAAATGAAGCTGTTGCCCAAACCATCAAAGCAAATTTCATCTTCTGGCAG GTAAACGATGATACGGAGGAGGGCAGTAAGGTCTGCACTTACTACAGATTGGATTCCCCTGCAGTTCTGATTGTTGATCCTGTTACAGGACAGAAAATGCGATCATGGAAAGGAATGATTCCACCAGAGACATTGCTGGAG GATCTGCTACCGTTTATGGATGGAAGCCCAAAGGATCATCATGCCAGTTTTTCTCAAAAACGAACCACAGAAACTTCTCAGGCTTCATCTCTGAATGTTCAAG ATATATCTGAGGATGAATATGAGGATATGCTGCTATCATTGGCTACGGGAATCTCCCAATATATGGATATCACTGATGCTGAGGAAGAACTACGCAAATTAAAGAAGCCAGCATGTTTACCCTTGCCTGAGAAGCAAAGCAGAGAAACTTTTCAGGCTTCATCTCAGAATGTTCAAG TTGCAGCAGATATATCTGAGGAGGAATATGAGAATATGCTCCTAGCATTGGCAGCTGCCCCGGAAAGCATTGACGATGCTACTGGAGGCTCCCAAGATATGGATACTACTGCTGCTAAAGAAAATATCTGCAAAATAAAGAACCCAGCATATCCACCCTTGCCTGAAGAACCTAAAGCTGATAAGGACCTCCTTTGCAGAGTTGGAGTGCGACTTCCTGATGGGCGAAGGCTGCAGAGGAACTTTTTACGTACTGACCGGATACAG CTGCTGTGGTCATTTTGCAATTCTCTGCTTGACGAAGAAGATTCTcggcagttccgcttgaatctTGCAATTCCAGGTGCTTCAAGATCCTTGGAATATGAAAGCAACTTGACCTTTGACGAATCTGGGCTCTCAGACTCGATGATTTCAGTCAACTGGGACTGA